Proteins encoded within one genomic window of Terriglobus sp. TAA 43:
- a CDS encoding Dps family protein, whose protein sequence is MSTVDELKSRQAASLHTPSGIAPESVKEIAGALNVLLADVFALYLKTKNFHWHMSGPHFRDYHLLLDEHGDQLFAMTDDIAERVRKIGGTTVRSIGQIARLQRVLDNDAEYVTPQDMLAELGGDERELAARMLAVHDLCGEAQDVATASLLENWIDQSQRRAWFLFETTRA, encoded by the coding sequence ATGTCCACCGTCGATGAGTTGAAGAGCCGTCAAGCCGCATCCCTGCACACACCGTCTGGCATCGCGCCGGAAAGTGTGAAAGAGATCGCAGGAGCGCTGAATGTTCTGCTGGCAGACGTATTTGCGCTCTATCTCAAAACTAAGAATTTCCATTGGCACATGAGTGGACCGCATTTTCGGGACTACCACCTGCTCCTCGATGAGCACGGTGACCAGTTGTTTGCCATGACAGACGATATTGCGGAACGGGTTCGCAAGATCGGCGGAACCACGGTGCGGTCGATCGGTCAGATCGCACGTCTGCAGCGGGTGCTCGACAACGATGCGGAGTATGTCACCCCCCAGGACATGCTCGCGGAGCTGGGTGGCGATGAGCGTGAACTCGCCGCGCGGATGTTAGCAGTTCACGATCTCTGTGGCGAGGCGCAAGACGTTGCAACGGCGAGCCTCCTCGAAAACTGGATCGATCAATCCCAGCGTCGCGCCTGGTTCCTCTTCGAAACGACACGCGCCTAA
- a CDS encoding type III polyketide synthase has protein sequence MRAAYIQRVATAVPDHNVHHAFVSFAGEALRESREQALFKRMAERSGIDSRYSVLSVQAREHTDDVSAYEWYRERAFPSTAERMQLFEQSAPILLRRALDNLNLTSSERQSIKHVIVTCCTGHYAPGLDFTVIEHLGLDCEASRTMIGFMGCYAAVNGLRQAQSIVRSAPDESVLLVNLELCSLHLQETKDLGEMLAFLIFADGCAATLISSQKAGFAIDSFRSLSIPDSRDLITWRVGNNGFLMHLSGKVPPAIESFLREERNALPEADEIALWAIHPGGKTVLDAVERGLSLTPESLAASREVLRRFGNMSSSTVMFVLKDLMQCARSGDRGVAMAFGPGLTAETMRFHAV, from the coding sequence ATGAGAGCCGCATATATCCAACGCGTCGCCACAGCCGTCCCAGACCATAACGTTCACCATGCGTTTGTCTCCTTCGCTGGAGAGGCCCTACGTGAGAGCCGCGAACAGGCTCTGTTCAAACGCATGGCAGAGCGCTCAGGCATCGATAGCCGTTACTCTGTGCTCTCTGTTCAGGCACGTGAACACACGGATGATGTGAGCGCCTACGAGTGGTATCGGGAACGTGCTTTCCCTTCAACTGCCGAACGCATGCAACTGTTCGAGCAAAGCGCTCCCATTCTGTTGCGCCGTGCTCTCGACAACTTGAACTTGACATCCTCCGAGCGCCAGAGCATCAAACACGTGATCGTGACGTGCTGCACAGGTCACTATGCTCCTGGACTCGACTTCACAGTCATCGAACATTTGGGACTTGATTGCGAAGCCTCAAGAACGATGATCGGTTTTATGGGCTGCTATGCCGCGGTCAATGGCCTCCGCCAGGCTCAGAGCATCGTGCGATCCGCGCCAGATGAGAGCGTGCTTTTGGTCAACCTTGAACTTTGTTCGTTGCATCTGCAAGAGACCAAAGACCTTGGGGAGATGCTTGCTTTTCTGATATTTGCGGATGGATGCGCGGCGACCTTGATCTCCTCTCAGAAAGCTGGCTTCGCCATCGACTCCTTCCGATCACTTTCTATCCCTGACAGCCGCGACCTGATCACGTGGAGAGTTGGTAACAATGGCTTTCTCATGCATCTGTCTGGAAAGGTGCCACCTGCGATTGAGTCCTTCCTTCGCGAGGAAAGAAACGCGTTACCTGAAGCGGATGAGATTGCGCTATGGGCGATTCACCCCGGCGGCAAAACGGTGCTTGACGCCGTCGAACGCGGTCTATCGTTAACGCCTGAGTCTCTCGCAGCCTCGCGCGAGGTGCTGCGTCGATTTGGCAACATGTCATCGTCCACAGTCATGTTCGTGCTCAAAGATCTCATGCAGTGTGCGCGGTCAGGAGATCGTGGAGTTGCTATGGCGTTTGGGCCCGGCCTGACTGCTGAGACAATGAGATTCCATGCGGTTTAA
- a CDS encoding methyltransferase: MRFNLVDLSTRVDLDELMDGPCTYEDYRSCLQSLEDVNQLLHGYQPTLEWLRTHFGKQDRPLHLVDVGSGGGGLLRHIENDRAFRGQFASLTGIDLNPRAARFCNEETGTDSSVEWFTGDVFTYRPPHNIDLVVSSLFTHHLTEDEIVRFIQWMENQARDGWFINDLRRSAFSFYSFRALAWAMRWHRFVQHDGPVSIRRGFLPEDWIRMCTAAGISQDSIRIRNDGPGRLCVSRIKT, translated from the coding sequence ATGCGGTTTAACTTAGTAGATCTATCAACACGCGTCGATCTCGATGAGTTGATGGATGGCCCCTGTACTTACGAAGACTATCGATCATGCCTGCAAAGCCTCGAAGATGTGAACCAGTTACTTCATGGCTACCAGCCCACTCTCGAATGGCTCAGGACACACTTCGGGAAACAGGATCGCCCGTTGCATTTGGTTGACGTCGGCTCTGGTGGCGGAGGGCTACTGCGCCACATCGAAAATGATAGGGCCTTTCGCGGACAATTCGCCAGCCTGACGGGCATTGATCTAAACCCACGGGCAGCGCGCTTCTGCAATGAGGAGACAGGGACTGACTCAAGCGTGGAATGGTTCACGGGTGACGTATTCACCTATCGACCACCGCACAATATCGATCTCGTTGTGAGCTCCCTCTTCACGCATCATCTGACTGAGGATGAGATCGTGCGGTTCATCCAGTGGATGGAGAATCAAGCACGAGACGGTTGGTTTATTAACGATCTTCGCCGCAGCGCATTCTCCTTCTACAGTTTCCGCGCACTCGCGTGGGCCATGCGGTGGCATCGTTTCGTCCAGCATGATGGCCCGGTCTCGATACGACGCGGTTTCCTCCCTGAAGACTGGATACGCATGTGCACGGCTGCAGGGATTTCACAAGACTCGATTCGAATCCGCAACGATGGCCCAGGACGGCTCTGTGTTTCCAGGATCAAAACATGA
- a CDS encoding NAD(P)/FAD-dependent oxidoreductase has protein sequence MNRASIVVVGGGPAGSATATLLARSGHAVTLVEKSASAHETVCGEFLSGESCAYLHALGVCVKELAARPIHTLRIAANTCIAEQPLPFASWSLRRSVLDEALRETAAAAGVTVVRGTSVEELLQQPAGWAVRLSDGRVLACNEAFLATGKNDLRGRARGKGKQNDLVAFKVHLQLSPEQTEDLRECIELITFHGGYAGLQLVDGDLATLAILINKKTLHQHGPQWNRVLPYLLKSSDHLERRLSASRIIFERPLALSALPYGYQRAGSNDGLWAVGDQAAVIPSFTGDGISIALHSAFLATESYADGKSADQYQHELASQLRYPITLATYLSRSVINVPRLVEIVGRWPSLITYLARSTRIPQRYRKYSELLHDC, from the coding sequence ATGAATCGCGCATCGATCGTCGTCGTTGGAGGTGGCCCTGCAGGGTCTGCGACGGCGACTCTATTGGCACGCTCAGGGCATGCTGTGACACTCGTAGAAAAATCAGCATCGGCCCACGAGACGGTATGCGGTGAGTTTCTCAGTGGTGAAAGTTGTGCCTATCTCCACGCGCTTGGAGTATGCGTGAAAGAGCTTGCTGCTCGCCCCATTCATACATTGCGAATTGCCGCGAACACGTGTATCGCAGAGCAGCCCCTGCCCTTTGCTTCGTGGTCGTTGCGTCGCTCAGTGCTGGATGAAGCTTTGCGCGAAACCGCTGCTGCTGCAGGGGTGACCGTCGTTCGAGGCACTTCTGTCGAAGAGCTGCTCCAACAACCGGCAGGCTGGGCAGTTCGGCTCTCCGATGGCCGCGTACTCGCCTGTAATGAAGCCTTTCTCGCGACAGGTAAGAATGATTTACGCGGTCGAGCACGAGGAAAAGGCAAACAGAACGATCTAGTTGCATTCAAAGTTCATCTGCAGCTTTCTCCCGAACAAACCGAAGATCTGAGAGAGTGCATCGAGTTGATCACCTTCCACGGAGGCTACGCCGGTCTGCAACTGGTCGATGGAGACCTCGCAACCCTTGCAATTCTCATCAATAAGAAGACGCTTCACCAACATGGTCCGCAGTGGAACCGGGTGCTACCTTATCTCCTCAAGTCCTCAGACCATCTCGAACGCAGACTGTCTGCGTCGCGGATCATCTTCGAGCGCCCGCTTGCACTTTCTGCCCTTCCCTACGGCTATCAACGAGCAGGAAGCAACGACGGATTGTGGGCGGTTGGAGACCAGGCTGCAGTCATCCCATCCTTTACTGGAGACGGTATTTCCATCGCTCTCCACTCGGCGTTTCTTGCCACTGAGAGCTACGCTGACGGCAAGAGCGCCGACCAGTACCAACACGAGTTGGCTTCTCAACTCCGCTATCCGATCACGTTGGCAACGTATCTGTCGCGAAGCGTTATCAACGTACCGAGACTCGTCGAGATCGTGGGCCGATGGCCGAGCCTGATCACCTACCTCGCCCGATCCACCCGTATCCCACAGCGCTATCGCAAGTATTCGGAACTCTTACACGATTGCTGA
- a CDS encoding DUF2147 domain-containing protein, with amino-acid sequence MSLARMIARMAPLLAPLFALGAIAQGIAGTWKEPTGSVIQIDSCGHDLCARLIAISKAAPTDVDINNPDPTKRTTPLCGLLIGRGFQPTDTDHAEGGFLYDPKSGKTYRGSMKADGDRLELRGYVGVKLFGRTETWQRTTQPSPPCGTAR; translated from the coding sequence ATGTCTCTCGCACGAATGATCGCCCGAATGGCGCCACTCCTCGCACCGCTATTTGCTCTCGGGGCAATAGCTCAAGGCATTGCCGGAACATGGAAGGAACCAACCGGTTCCGTCATCCAGATCGACTCATGCGGACACGATCTTTGCGCTCGCCTGATCGCAATCAGCAAAGCAGCTCCGACCGACGTGGACATCAACAATCCTGATCCCACAAAGCGCACGACGCCACTCTGCGGGCTACTCATCGGACGAGGATTCCAACCCACTGATACAGACCATGCGGAAGGCGGCTTTCTCTACGATCCGAAGTCAGGCAAAACGTATCGAGGCTCAATGAAGGCTGATGGCGACCGCCTGGAACTGAGAGGATACGTCGGGGTCAAATTGTTCGGACGCACCGAAACGTGGCAACGTACAACACAACCATCGCCCCCGTGCGGCACAGCGCGCTGA
- a CDS encoding rhodanese-related sulfurtransferase encodes MYTVAAFYRFFALADPQNLRDELHETFALTDLRGTTLLAPEGINGTMAGSAETMEKFLNLLAERAGLDSAEVKFSYSEKPPFRRLKFKRKREIITFRTDELVDPARPGKYVEPEGWNELISSPDVLVLDTRNTYETEIGTFEGAVMPPLEKFSDFAQWVQEHLDPARHTKVAMFCTGGIRCEKASAYMLQQGFPEVYHLRGGILRYLEETPAEQSQWKGDCYIFDERIAVRHSDLRPEDSFRD; translated from the coding sequence ATGTACACGGTCGCAGCCTTCTATCGATTCTTCGCCCTCGCCGATCCGCAGAACCTGCGCGACGAACTGCATGAGACGTTTGCCCTCACTGATCTGCGCGGCACCACACTGTTGGCTCCCGAAGGAATCAACGGCACGATGGCCGGCTCTGCAGAGACGATGGAGAAGTTTCTGAATCTGTTGGCAGAGCGTGCCGGTTTAGACAGCGCCGAGGTGAAATTTTCTTACAGCGAAAAGCCACCCTTTCGTCGTCTGAAGTTCAAGCGCAAGCGCGAGATCATCACCTTTCGCACGGATGAGCTAGTGGATCCTGCACGACCCGGCAAGTATGTTGAGCCCGAAGGTTGGAATGAATTGATCTCCAGCCCCGATGTGCTTGTATTGGATACACGCAACACGTATGAGACCGAGATTGGTACCTTCGAGGGTGCCGTCATGCCCCCGCTGGAGAAGTTTTCGGATTTCGCGCAGTGGGTGCAGGAGCATCTTGATCCAGCGCGGCATACGAAGGTGGCGATGTTCTGCACGGGCGGAATACGTTGCGAGAAGGCTTCCGCTTACATGCTGCAGCAAGGCTTTCCGGAGGTGTATCACCTGCGTGGCGGCATTCTGCGTTACCTGGAAGAGACGCCGGCAGAACAAAGCCAGTGGAAGGGTGATTGCTACATCTTTGATGAACGGATCGCGGTGCGACACTCGGACCTGCGGCCGGAAGACTCCTTCAGAGACTAG
- a CDS encoding DUF4252 domain-containing protein: protein MNEILSPRRLATAALLAVCTAVAHAQTATTPSPKQPYLLAMRSGSGTTTLTASFTGEAAHTYSVTTHDDGSTVVTEQPATVGFDPQTKDDLMDGLDRLGANAKERNEVNLDKNMMALAGNNGRYADLSSKIDLITVRNYEFAQKGQYQRSDLDGLRRKLEGNGWSHVIRNESDGESNDIVIKSGGDGFISDMVILNAESREVNVVHIRGHFRMEDVNGAMGRVMGISHGAGASAMGPLMGITGGSSHSYSRNKATPATPATPPTPATPATPATPASPASPR from the coding sequence ATGAACGAAATTCTTTCTCCCCGGCGACTCGCGACAGCAGCTCTACTGGCGGTTTGTACTGCGGTGGCCCACGCACAGACTGCCACCACGCCTTCTCCTAAACAGCCGTATCTGTTGGCGATGCGTAGCGGATCGGGCACAACGACTCTGACGGCTTCTTTTACTGGCGAAGCCGCCCATACGTATTCCGTCACAACACACGACGACGGGTCGACGGTGGTTACAGAGCAACCTGCCACGGTCGGGTTTGATCCGCAGACGAAAGATGACCTGATGGATGGTCTTGATCGTCTGGGTGCAAATGCGAAGGAGCGCAACGAGGTCAATCTCGACAAGAACATGATGGCTCTTGCTGGCAACAATGGCCGTTACGCCGATCTCTCTTCCAAGATCGACCTCATCACCGTTCGTAACTACGAGTTTGCGCAGAAGGGCCAGTATCAGAGGAGTGATCTGGACGGTCTGCGTCGCAAGCTCGAGGGGAACGGATGGTCTCATGTCATTCGCAACGAAAGCGACGGCGAGAGTAATGACATCGTCATCAAGAGTGGTGGCGATGGTTTTATCAGCGATATGGTCATCCTCAACGCGGAATCGCGCGAAGTGAATGTTGTTCATATTCGCGGCCACTTCCGCATGGAAGACGTTAATGGCGCAATGGGCCGAGTGATGGGCATTTCGCACGGAGCAGGCGCGAGCGCGATGGGACCGCTCATGGGTATCACTGGCGGCAGCAGCCACAGCTATTCCCGCAATAAAGCTACTCCCGCCACACCGGCTACGCCGCCGACACCCGCAACTCCGGCTACACCAGCCACACCGGCAAGTCCTGCTTCGCCTCGATAA
- a CDS encoding RNA polymerase sigma factor — protein MTATGDEFRAIVESHSSMVFSVALRLVGDRGLAEEVAQDVFLELHNWLPRLESADHVRHWLRRVATHRSTDALRRRKVRPEGQSDEWEDKHDRPGDSGGSDCGSMGVAMERMLLSLPEAQRTVLVLRYGEDLTPEEIARTTGDPVATVKSHLQRGLQLLRRKGSVVLKEYVRG, from the coding sequence GTGACGGCAACCGGAGACGAGTTTCGCGCCATCGTTGAGAGCCACAGCTCCATGGTCTTTTCCGTGGCGCTGCGCCTTGTCGGCGACCGCGGTCTGGCGGAGGAAGTGGCGCAGGATGTCTTCCTGGAGCTGCATAACTGGCTTCCTCGGCTGGAAAGCGCGGACCACGTGCGCCACTGGCTTCGTCGCGTCGCTACCCACCGCTCGACAGACGCTCTCCGGCGCCGCAAGGTTCGGCCAGAGGGGCAGTCCGACGAGTGGGAAGACAAGCATGACCGACCCGGCGATTCCGGCGGATCAGATTGCGGTTCCATGGGGGTTGCTATGGAACGCATGCTGCTCAGCCTGCCCGAGGCACAACGTACCGTGCTGGTTCTTCGCTATGGCGAAGACCTAACACCGGAAGAGATCGCCCGTACCACCGGCGACCCCGTGGCCACCGTAAAGAGCCATTTGCAGCGCGGCTTGCAACTTTTACGCCGCAAAGGATCAGTTGTTTTGAAGGAGTATGTTCGTGGATAA
- the rbfA gene encoding 30S ribosome-binding factor RbfA encodes MPEHRAREHHRNRVQETLREEIGVIIDGELSDPRIGSVTVTEVTLEPGGKSGHVYVAVNGDDGDEQRALDGLRAANGYIRAELLDRMGTRHIPHLSFQIDRSEKINARMDTLLTRMKKREGRRRAGATEANPS; translated from the coding sequence ATGCCGGAACATCGCGCAAGAGAACATCATCGGAACCGCGTCCAGGAGACGCTACGGGAAGAGATTGGCGTCATCATTGACGGCGAGCTTTCCGATCCGCGGATCGGGTCGGTGACGGTGACAGAGGTAACGCTGGAACCAGGCGGTAAGAGCGGCCATGTGTATGTGGCGGTGAACGGCGACGACGGGGATGAACAGCGCGCGCTGGATGGCCTGCGCGCTGCCAATGGATACATCCGCGCTGAGTTGCTGGACCGCATGGGGACACGGCATATACCGCACCTGTCGTTTCAGATTGATCGATCCGAGAAAATTAATGCCCGGATGGATACCCTGCTGACACGGATGAAGAAACGTGAAGGACGGCGACGGGCCGGAGCCACGGAGGCAAATCCATCCTGA
- a CDS encoding bifunctional oligoribonuclease/PAP phosphatase NrnA, translated as MASPLRYSNDMSQDFDPQPGPAETPLQQIAEEIRQHRRFLVTSHARPDGDAVGSTLAMGSILHRMGKDVDMVLADPVPQVYRTLPGIARIRQSREVDASAYDVAIILECDGTLRTGLTGLDDMRLLNIDHHLTGVDFGTLNWIDPEASAVAAMVFEVAIALGVDVTPAIATCLYTALMTDTGSFTYPGTSADTFTLAHALIDLGAKADSVARDVLYSVPACRIQLLGRALSRIRIEQGVAWSWITQDDLAEFQATDEDSEGTVNYLISIAGVEAAVFLRETNGEITGFRTSLRSKSSVDVSAVASRLGGGGHRNAAGCTLEGSFDASVARVLAAMYEEIERATSAGTVC; from the coding sequence ATGGCGTCACCGTTGCGCTATTCCAATGATATGTCGCAGGACTTTGATCCGCAGCCTGGACCGGCGGAGACTCCTCTACAGCAGATTGCAGAGGAGATTCGGCAGCATCGCCGTTTCCTGGTGACCTCACATGCTCGCCCGGATGGCGACGCGGTGGGATCGACCCTAGCCATGGGAAGCATCCTGCATCGCATGGGCAAGGACGTAGACATGGTCCTGGCCGATCCAGTCCCGCAGGTGTATCGGACGCTACCGGGCATTGCGCGGATTCGGCAGTCGCGTGAGGTGGACGCATCCGCCTACGACGTTGCCATCATTTTGGAATGCGATGGGACATTGCGTACTGGTCTGACCGGCCTGGATGACATGCGTCTCCTCAACATCGATCATCACCTGACAGGCGTCGACTTCGGTACGTTGAACTGGATTGATCCGGAAGCGTCGGCAGTAGCAGCAATGGTGTTTGAAGTGGCAATAGCACTGGGTGTGGATGTGACCCCGGCGATTGCCACCTGCCTTTACACAGCACTGATGACAGATACGGGGTCGTTCACATATCCCGGAACTTCCGCGGATACCTTTACGCTGGCCCATGCGCTCATCGATCTGGGCGCGAAAGCAGACAGCGTGGCCCGAGATGTGCTGTACAGCGTTCCGGCGTGTCGTATTCAGTTACTGGGTCGCGCGCTGTCACGGATACGGATCGAGCAGGGTGTGGCCTGGTCGTGGATCACGCAGGATGACCTGGCAGAGTTCCAGGCAACCGATGAGGATTCCGAGGGCACCGTGAACTATCTGATCTCCATCGCGGGCGTGGAAGCCGCCGTATTTCTTCGGGAAACAAACGGTGAAATTACGGGGTTCAGAACCTCGTTGCGATCGAAATCAAGCGTGGATGTTTCTGCTGTAGCCAGTCGACTTGGCGGTGGCGGCCACAGGAACGCCGCGGGTTGCACGCTGGAGGGATCGTTCGACGCTTCCGTGGCGCGTGTCCTGGCTGCCATGTATGAAGAGATCGAACGTGCCACATCAGCCGGGACTGTCTGTTAG
- a CDS encoding glycosyltransferase family 39 protein, protein MNAPIQNESATPPDDVSTQPLGWRAWMQTEAACTLRELVVLCVVTALLLFFGLVPFRIGPAVISQPAIGLVGADEPRYAQIAVEMLEEHSAVCHTLNAKVIPRSLRWPDIKASFACAEGGTITPILYGHPWLEKPALYYWRTMSFYKEFGKSDWSARLSSATGAFALVFLIFLHMRRFRPGGHLDAALITASAVAIVAFARGASTDMQLAAPFCIGMLGWYAWYETGKKFWLFDLYFFGAIATLAKGPVAIFLSVSIILLFVGLRREWQVLRRMIWMPGICLFLAIVLPWFIAVQLRNPTFYKFFLFEQNLQRFASDRYQHHQNPFYYLIVLVLALMPWTIVALRALWDSVDIAWSEWRVRHKPARYLGHTRAGDAFPEFLVLWAIFPVLFFSFSGSKLPGYILPAIPPITILTGDYLYRVRRTGLPRWLLVSHGVMCGLLTFVLLLCPQYMVYQRMIPATRTLLSAGSIALVAGVAIVLLTRRFGLQWLRPLTLVPLLCLLFFLLQRNGWLLDENYSARPMARQIQQMAPDVRLLVTHHIRRDTDYGLCFYRNQPLRHYLQEESATEKQSVITGIPNEEHILVIRSDDTASLQKLLPWRHYKLMFVNVWQGLAVYRVDALQ, encoded by the coding sequence GTGAACGCACCCATACAGAACGAATCGGCAACTCCGCCGGATGATGTTTCCACGCAGCCACTCGGTTGGCGCGCATGGATGCAGACGGAAGCTGCATGCACGCTGCGCGAATTGGTGGTGCTATGCGTTGTGACAGCGCTGCTGTTGTTCTTTGGACTTGTGCCATTTCGCATAGGACCAGCTGTCATCTCACAGCCAGCCATCGGCCTGGTAGGCGCGGATGAGCCGCGGTACGCGCAGATTGCCGTGGAGATGTTGGAAGAACATTCCGCCGTTTGCCACACATTAAACGCGAAAGTGATTCCGCGGTCGCTGCGTTGGCCCGATATCAAAGCGAGTTTCGCGTGCGCCGAGGGCGGAACGATTACGCCCATTCTGTACGGACATCCGTGGCTGGAGAAGCCTGCGCTGTATTACTGGCGCACCATGAGCTTCTACAAGGAATTCGGTAAGAGCGATTGGTCGGCGCGTTTGTCGAGCGCAACAGGCGCGTTTGCGCTGGTGTTCCTCATCTTCCTGCATATGCGAAGATTCCGCCCTGGCGGACACCTCGATGCCGCACTGATCACAGCATCTGCCGTAGCAATTGTTGCCTTTGCGCGCGGTGCAAGTACCGACATGCAGCTTGCAGCACCGTTCTGTATCGGCATGCTGGGTTGGTACGCATGGTATGAAACCGGGAAAAAATTCTGGCTGTTTGATCTGTACTTCTTTGGCGCCATTGCCACTCTGGCAAAGGGTCCGGTGGCGATCTTTCTCTCAGTCAGCATCATCCTGCTGTTTGTTGGATTAAGACGCGAATGGCAGGTGCTGCGTCGGATGATCTGGATGCCGGGCATTTGTCTGTTCCTGGCCATCGTGTTGCCATGGTTCATCGCGGTGCAGTTACGCAATCCTACGTTCTATAAGTTCTTCCTCTTTGAGCAAAACCTCCAGCGATTCGCGTCGGACCGTTATCAGCATCACCAGAACCCGTTTTATTACCTGATTGTGCTGGTCCTGGCACTGATGCCGTGGACGATCGTGGCACTGCGAGCACTGTGGGATTCCGTTGACATTGCGTGGTCAGAATGGCGCGTACGGCATAAGCCTGCACGCTACCTGGGACACACCCGTGCAGGCGATGCATTTCCCGAGTTTCTCGTGTTGTGGGCCATCTTTCCTGTGCTGTTCTTTTCGTTCTCCGGATCAAAGTTGCCGGGGTACATCCTGCCTGCGATTCCTCCGATCACGATTCTGACCGGCGACTATCTGTATCGTGTGCGCCGCACAGGATTGCCGCGCTGGCTGCTGGTTTCGCACGGTGTGATGTGTGGCCTTCTCACGTTCGTGCTGCTGCTTTGCCCGCAGTACATGGTGTATCAGCGCATGATTCCGGCAACACGGACGTTGCTGTCGGCGGGTTCGATTGCGCTGGTGGCCGGTGTCGCTATTGTGCTGCTGACGCGTCGCTTTGGTCTGCAGTGGCTGAGACCGTTAACGCTCGTACCGCTCTTGTGCCTGCTGTTCTTCCTGCTACAACGCAATGGATGGCTGCTGGACGAGAACTATTCTGCACGGCCCATGGCACGGCAGATTCAGCAGATGGCGCCAGATGTGAGACTGCTGGTGACTCACCATATCCGACGCGATACAGATTACGGCTTGTGCTTTTATCGGAATCAGCCGTTGCGGCATTATCTGCAGGAAGAATCTGCGACAGAGAAGCAGAGCGTGATCACAGGGATTCCGAATGAGGAGCACATCCTGGTGATCCGATCGGACGATACTGCTTCGTTGCAGAAACTGCTTCCCTGGCGACATTACAAGCTGATGTTTGTGAATGTGTGGCAGGGGCTGGCCGTATATCGCGTGGATGCCCTGCAATAG
- a CDS encoding N-acetyltransferase, translating to MLERYDIRDLRLYTGRDLRELLAEEGRLWHERLRWDYSESIALLLGYLDSRILPGFVAVERTTGAVHGYCFSVYETQKAVVGDVFAIGEDARDLEVTLLHHLLPMLQHTPGVDRVESQLLLESSELQEPFQEHEFRAHARLFMEAELPDLRELIPEGSLVRREDEVLPKLPQHLKLVRWTAPYYQPAGDLIHRAYEAHGDSNINDQYRTVQGSLRFLHNIVRFPGCGVFDAENSFVVRDERSSQLEAIALVSKVDVGVAHITQLCVSPRRRGYGMGKMLLRHVATQLAQKGTQAITLTVTEANTAAKTLYESLGFRTRLAFCANVWTRNGR from the coding sequence GTGCTGGAACGATACGACATACGTGATTTGCGGCTGTACACGGGCCGCGACCTCCGCGAATTGCTGGCGGAAGAAGGAAGACTGTGGCACGAACGGTTGCGGTGGGATTATTCCGAGTCCATCGCTCTACTGCTGGGCTATCTGGATTCGCGCATTCTGCCGGGTTTTGTAGCGGTAGAACGCACGACCGGCGCGGTACACGGCTATTGCTTCTCTGTATATGAAACGCAGAAGGCCGTAGTGGGCGACGTGTTTGCCATCGGTGAAGATGCTCGCGATTTGGAGGTTACTTTGCTCCATCACTTGCTGCCCATGTTGCAACATACGCCTGGTGTGGACAGGGTTGAATCGCAACTATTGTTGGAAAGCAGCGAACTGCAGGAGCCATTTCAGGAACATGAGTTCCGTGCACATGCACGGTTGTTTATGGAAGCCGAACTGCCCGACCTGCGAGAGCTGATCCCGGAAGGAAGTCTCGTTCGACGGGAAGATGAAGTACTGCCGAAACTGCCGCAACACCTGAAGCTGGTGCGATGGACAGCGCCGTACTATCAACCTGCTGGCGACCTGATCCATCGCGCGTACGAGGCCCACGGAGACTCCAACATCAATGATCAGTACCGCACGGTGCAGGGCTCACTGCGGTTTCTCCACAACATCGTTCGCTTTCCCGGCTGCGGTGTGTTCGATGCAGAGAACAGCTTTGTAGTTCGGGATGAGCGTAGCAGTCAGCTTGAGGCAATCGCGCTGGTATCCAAAGTGGACGTTGGCGTGGCGCACATTACACAGCTTTGTGTGTCGCCAAGGCGACGCGGCTATGGAATGGGCAAAATGCTACTAAGGCATGTGGCGACACAACTGGCACAAAAGGGTACGCAAGCAATTACGCTCACCGTGACTGAAGCAAACACTGCCGCAAAGACTCTCTATGAGAGTCTGGGATTTCGAACACGGCTGGCATTCTGCGCCAATGTGTGGACTCGCAACGGCAGGTGA